The following proteins are co-located in the Camelina sativa cultivar DH55 chromosome 12, Cs, whole genome shotgun sequence genome:
- the LOC104733584 gene encoding agamous-like MADS-box protein AGL97: MTMKRGGTKRKIEIKKRDTKQQRSVACNKRRQTLFSKAADLCLLSGANIAVFVTSPAENNDVVYSFSGYSPASEIADCYLNSKPPTTSINPQTKLGFWWEDPDLYRNCDDISELNVIEDRMMRTRKHLMDCLEKKEKSQFVSNSDHQNPSYSSLDENPKSSTPSSCDEIASFEQNSTLSSFEKICGEPSSQATCYYDQNHTFAFEDLYRDDDGFVESLWETEKQRSDIMSIFQEPVL; encoded by the coding sequence atgacgatgaaAAGAGGAGgaacaaagagaaagattgaGATTAAGAAACGCGACACTAAACAACAACGCTCGGTGGCTTGCAACAAACGCCGTCAAACTCTTTTCTCCAAAGCCGCTGATCTCTGCCTTCTCTCCGGGGCCAACATCGCCGTCTTCGTAACCTCTCCGGCAGAGAACAACGACGTTGTCTACTCCTTCTCGGGCTACTCTCCTGCCTCTGAAATTGCTGACTGTTACCTCAACAGCAAGCCTCCGACGACTTCTATTAACCCCCAAACCAAGCTAGGGTTTTGGTGGGAAGACCCTGATCTCTACCGTAATTGCGACGATATCTCTGAGTTAAACGTGATCGAGGATCGTATGATGAGAACGAGGAAGCATCTGATGGATTgccttgagaagaaagaaaaatcacaatttgTTTCCAATTCTGATCATCAAAACCCTAGCTACTCTTCTCTCGACGAAAACCCAAAGTCCTCGACTCCATCTTCCTGTGATGAAATTGCTTCTTTTGAACAGAACTCTACTTTATCCTCCTTCGAGAAGATCTGTGGCGAGCCTTCATCACAAGCTACTTGTTACTATGACCAAAACCATACCTTCGCTTTTGAAGATCTCTACCGCGACGATGATGGATTTGTTGAATCTTTATgggaaacagagaaacagaggagtgaCATAATGAGTATATTCCAAGAACCAGTCCTTTAA